In a genomic window of Myxococcus fulvus:
- a CDS encoding PLP-dependent aminotransferase family protein, protein MTIWTPNLRDREGPLYRVIADALGADIEEGRLAPGTRLPTHRELAEKVGVTVGTVTRAYAEAERRGLIGGEVGRGTFVRHRDTPRHLPSPAPAEGDDALVELGLNWPATPPKDPASAAFAKTLDAMQRSPRVAELLEYAPHLGHLAHREAGAEWMSRFGLDVSPARVMVCSGGQHAMEVALNVLTRPGDTVLCEALTYPGLKVLASRLHLRLQGVAMDAQGLLPEALETACRSGAKVLFCLPNLQNPTGAVMSEERRRRIAAVARKHGLSVVEDDAYGLLLDKRPPPLCALLPESGWFIAGVSKLLAPGLRIGYLAAPEGPGTERLAEEAALASRMTPALTAELAARWVNDGTADELVTRRRREARERLELAKEILGDRLRRTPANHITYHLWLELPGGFRAEPFTSQARRRGVSVTPAEVFSVGPATAPAAVRLCLGAPRTRAALEKGLQRLKDTLEGGPEPLASIV, encoded by the coding sequence ATGACAATCTGGACGCCCAACCTCCGCGACCGAGAGGGTCCGCTGTACCGGGTCATTGCGGATGCGCTCGGCGCGGACATCGAGGAGGGCCGCCTCGCTCCGGGGACGCGCCTGCCAACCCACCGGGAGCTCGCTGAGAAGGTTGGCGTCACCGTGGGCACGGTGACTCGGGCCTACGCGGAGGCGGAGCGCCGAGGCCTCATCGGCGGTGAGGTGGGCCGAGGCACCTTCGTCCGCCACCGCGACACGCCCCGCCACCTGCCCTCCCCCGCACCGGCTGAAGGGGACGACGCCCTGGTGGAGCTGGGCCTCAACTGGCCCGCTACACCACCGAAGGACCCGGCCAGCGCCGCATTCGCGAAGACTCTGGACGCCATGCAACGCTCGCCCCGCGTCGCGGAGTTGCTTGAGTACGCCCCGCACCTGGGCCACCTCGCGCACCGTGAGGCCGGCGCCGAGTGGATGTCCCGCTTCGGCCTCGACGTGTCCCCGGCGCGCGTCATGGTGTGTTCCGGTGGCCAGCACGCGATGGAGGTGGCGCTCAATGTCCTCACGCGCCCGGGCGACACGGTGCTCTGCGAGGCCCTCACCTATCCGGGCCTCAAGGTGCTCGCCAGCCGCCTCCACCTGCGTCTGCAGGGCGTGGCCATGGACGCACAAGGGCTCCTGCCCGAGGCATTGGAGACCGCGTGCCGGAGCGGCGCGAAGGTCCTCTTCTGTCTGCCCAACCTCCAGAACCCCACCGGCGCCGTCATGTCCGAGGAGCGCCGCCGCCGCATCGCCGCCGTGGCTCGCAAGCACGGGCTCTCCGTCGTGGAGGACGACGCCTACGGGCTGCTGCTCGACAAGCGCCCGCCCCCGCTCTGCGCGCTCCTGCCCGAGTCCGGCTGGTTCATCGCGGGTGTCTCCAAGCTGCTCGCCCCGGGCTTGCGCATCGGCTACCTCGCGGCGCCCGAGGGCCCTGGCACGGAGCGCCTCGCGGAAGAGGCCGCGCTCGCCTCACGCATGACTCCAGCGCTCACGGCCGAGCTCGCCGCGAGATGGGTGAACGACGGCACCGCGGACGAGCTCGTCACCCGCCGTCGACGCGAGGCCCGGGAGCGACTGGAGCTGGCGAAGGAAATCCTAGGAGACAGGCTGCGGCGAACACCCGCGAACCACATCACCTACCACCTGTGGCTCGAGCTACCCGGCGGCTTCCGCGCGGAGCCCTTCACGTCGCAGGCCCGTCGGCGCGGCGTCTCCGTCACACCCGCCGAGGTCTTCAGCGTGGGTCCCGCCACCGCGCCGGCGGCGGTGCGCCTGTGCCTGGGAGCACCGCGCACCCGCGCCGCGCTGGAGAAGGGCCTCCAGCGCCTGAAAGACACGCTGGAGGGAGGGCCCGAGCCCCTCGCCTCCATCGTCTGA
- a CDS encoding WD40 repeat domain-containing protein: protein MTPENAKQLTRLRQLGEPTLHPDYWGQVLTFDPRSRLLVSMVLGSKGRLRWWDLQDELPHPRVVQPLPGGLEAVVLPDAQTIMSVTVGGQLQAWSAADGRALRSAHLGLTTSGIDLSRQGDLLLVAGVSGDLRLWDVAHWRPLRDLEPASALLYGCALSADATLAAAGAADDRGENETQGSIRIWDVATGASRGVISVQASRVWDVAFTPSGNLLAAGTSVDDIILVDVVSMKVVGTLKGPPAGAWRLSFNSDGSLLAIGADTGAFVVLRTDGGGCVHAYSDKDDQQASAAVFSPDGRFVAWGEDLAQVGVWGVDA from the coding sequence GTGACACCCGAGAACGCCAAGCAACTGACCCGGCTGCGACAGCTCGGAGAGCCGACCCTCCATCCGGACTATTGGGGGCAGGTGCTGACCTTCGACCCCCGGTCACGCCTGCTCGTCTCCATGGTGCTGGGAAGCAAGGGACGACTCCGATGGTGGGACCTCCAGGACGAATTGCCGCATCCCCGAGTCGTCCAGCCCCTTCCGGGCGGGCTTGAGGCGGTAGTCCTCCCGGATGCCCAGACCATCATGTCGGTCACCGTCGGAGGGCAGCTCCAGGCCTGGTCGGCGGCCGACGGACGGGCGCTGCGCTCGGCGCATCTCGGACTGACCACCTCGGGCATCGACCTGTCTCGCCAGGGAGACCTCCTGCTGGTAGCGGGGGTTTCTGGAGACCTCCGCCTCTGGGACGTCGCCCACTGGCGGCCTCTCCGGGACCTGGAACCGGCCTCCGCGTTGCTCTACGGCTGCGCACTCTCTGCCGATGCGACGCTGGCAGCCGCGGGTGCGGCGGATGACCGGGGCGAGAACGAAACCCAGGGCTCGATTCGCATCTGGGACGTAGCAACCGGCGCCTCGCGCGGCGTCATCTCCGTGCAAGCCTCCCGCGTCTGGGACGTGGCCTTTACGCCCTCGGGCAACCTGCTCGCCGCCGGCACGTCGGTGGACGACATCATCCTGGTCGACGTGGTGAGCATGAAGGTGGTGGGGACGCTCAAGGGCCCGCCCGCCGGAGCCTGGCGCCTGAGCTTCAATTCCGACGGTTCTCTGCTCGCGATAGGAGCGGATACGGGCGCCTTCGTCGTGCTGAGGACTGACGGGGGAGGATGCGTCCACGCCTATTCGGACAAGGACGACCAGCAGGCCAGCGCCGCGGTCTTCTCCCCGGATGGCCGGTTCGTCGCATGGGGAGAGGACTTGGCGCAGGTGGGTGTGTGGGGCGTTGATGCGTAA